In the Desulfurellaceae bacterium genome, one interval contains:
- a CDS encoding MFS transporter, translating into MKTSPAATRELAAPPPPAPAPRIFYGWIVLGLAFTVLFFAYGIQFTFGVFMPAIEADTGWDRASLSLPYALYVFLYSALGAASGWATDRWGPRVVILSGGCLLGGGILLTSQVQELWQLYVSLGLIAAMGMSAAFVPCNSTVVRWFIRRRGLALSISTSGGSMGNFLFPPLAAALIGAYGWRSAYLILGSVGLTVIGLCAVFIVRDPQQLNLQPDGAAPAPAQEEPHPHTVSGAGYTLAEARGTLSFWLLNLVFTLTWLVVFMPFIHLVPFAIDLGVPQVGAATVMSVMGLGSLSGRLLSGAISDRLGRLPTLGISLALQMLAFIGFMLSSDLRLLYPSALIFGVAYGGAATLFPAIVGDFFGLISVGAIVGFIFAVAGSTAAFGPYIAGYIYDASGSYTTAFLLGAGLNLLGLGVLFFVRKPPAKGIAPAPAAAVHSR; encoded by the coding sequence ATGAAGACCTCCCCCGCGGCGACCAGGGAACTGGCCGCTCCCCCTCCCCCGGCTCCCGCACCGCGCATCTTTTACGGCTGGATCGTACTCGGCCTGGCCTTTACCGTCCTGTTTTTCGCCTACGGCATTCAGTTCACGTTCGGGGTGTTCATGCCGGCCATTGAGGCCGATACGGGCTGGGATCGGGCCAGCCTGTCCCTGCCCTATGCCCTGTATGTGTTCCTGTACAGCGCCCTGGGAGCCGCCAGCGGCTGGGCGACTGATCGCTGGGGGCCGCGGGTGGTGATCCTGAGCGGGGGATGTCTGCTGGGCGGTGGTATTCTGCTGACCAGCCAAGTGCAGGAGCTGTGGCAGCTGTATGTCAGCCTCGGGCTCATTGCCGCCATGGGCATGAGCGCAGCCTTTGTGCCGTGCAACTCCACGGTCGTACGCTGGTTCATACGGCGCCGGGGCCTGGCTCTGAGTATTTCAACCAGCGGCGGCAGCATGGGCAATTTCCTTTTTCCGCCGCTTGCCGCCGCCCTGATCGGCGCCTATGGCTGGCGTTCGGCGTATCTGATTCTGGGCAGTGTCGGCCTGACCGTCATCGGCCTGTGCGCGGTGTTCATCGTGCGCGATCCACAACAGCTGAACCTCCAGCCGGACGGCGCTGCCCCGGCGCCGGCACAGGAAGAGCCGCACCCCCATACCGTTTCCGGAGCGGGCTACACGCTCGCCGAGGCGCGCGGGACGCTTTCTTTCTGGCTACTGAACCTCGTGTTTACCCTGACCTGGCTGGTCGTGTTCATGCCGTTTATTCACCTCGTTCCGTTTGCCATCGACCTGGGCGTGCCCCAGGTTGGGGCGGCCACGGTGATGAGTGTGATGGGTCTCGGCAGTCTGAGCGGCCGGCTGCTGAGCGGCGCCATCTCCGACCGCCTGGGACGCCTGCCGACCCTGGGCATCAGCCTGGCCCTGCAAATGCTGGCCTTTATCGGCTTTATGCTGAGCAGCGATCTGCGCCTGCTGTACCCCAGCGCGCTGATCTTCGGCGTGGCCTACGGCGGGGCGGCCACCCTGTTTCCGGCCATTGTGGGAGATTTTTTTGGTCTGATATCGGTCGGCGCGATTGTCGGTTTCATCTTTGCCGTTGCCGGCTCGACCGCCGCCTTCGGTCCCTATATCGCCGGCTACATCTATGACGCCAGCGGTTCGTATACCACGGCTTTTCTGCTCGGAGCGGGGCTCAATCTGCTCGGTCTGGGGGTGCTCTTTTTTGTCAGAAAGCCGCCGGCCAAGGGGATCGCGCCAGCCCCTGCGGCAGCTGTTCACAGCAGGTGA
- a CDS encoding alpha/beta fold hydrolase — protein MLRARVNSVELVYELNGSGEPLVLIHGAQSDRSIFAGLLPSFTDRFQVLSFDQRGSGQSDKPDMDYTIGLLADDTAALMEQVGFDSAHIIGVSMGGMIAQEFALRHPAKARSLVLGCTTPGGPQAVPLSGEGIASAYSTKEMSAEERGRALAEAAFTTGYIEAHPEVITAMIEARRNRPIDTVGFGHRMKAAFSHDTYDRLPNIACPTLVLTGKQDALIAWENSTLLAERIPGAECVVLEPAGHVFWIEQPEQSRRAILDFLHHHTA, from the coding sequence ATGCTACGTGCACGGGTGAACAGCGTCGAGTTAGTCTACGAGCTGAACGGCTCGGGCGAGCCCCTGGTCTTGATTCACGGGGCACAGAGTGACCGGAGTATTTTTGCCGGACTGCTGCCCAGCTTCACTGATCGGTTTCAGGTCTTGAGCTTTGATCAGCGCGGCTCGGGTCAGAGCGACAAGCCCGACATGGACTACACCATCGGCCTACTGGCCGATGACACCGCAGCCCTCATGGAGCAGGTCGGGTTCGATTCAGCCCATATCATCGGCGTGTCCATGGGCGGCATGATCGCCCAGGAGTTTGCGCTCCGCCACCCGGCCAAGGCGCGCAGTCTGGTCCTCGGCTGCACCACCCCCGGCGGTCCCCAGGCTGTCCCGCTGTCCGGCGAGGGCATCGCCAGCGCTTATTCCACCAAAGAGATGTCGGCCGAAGAGCGCGGCCGAGCCCTGGCCGAGGCAGCCTTCACCACGGGCTATATCGAGGCCCACCCGGAGGTCATCACGGCCATGATTGAGGCCCGCCGCAACCGGCCGATTGATACGGTCGGCTTTGGTCATCGGATGAAAGCCGCCTTCAGCCACGATACCTACGACCGCCTGCCCAACATCGCCTGCCCGACCCTGGTGCTGACCGGCAAACAGGACGCCCTGATCGCCTGGGAAAATTCCACCTTGCTGGCCGAACGGATTCCCGGCGCCGAGTGTGTGGTGCTGGAGCCGGCCGGGCATGTGTTCTGGATTGAACAGCCCGAGCAGTCGCGTCGGGCCATCCTGGATTTTTTGCACCACCACACCGCATGA
- a CDS encoding methyltransferase, with translation MSQRQLTKDSQARTLRGWMLGLHATHIIDVGGRLGYFSALRQRDGRATAAELATAHDLDPWRTAVWCKAACTVGILRATDETADTAYSFAPFMDELLADNAPDLLTSHVLASLSRDYPGYPEAFRTGATKTFHDHDEDFFAHQGRISALRAPLILAAARQLPGVEERLSAGGTIMDIGSGSGTVLVSFAEAFPGCQVIGIEPLPYFVHSSRQRLAERGLAQRVRVESVGGEGMDFAQTADLITMVQVFHELPDTEKIAILHRCHHALKPGGSLLLVDRCAPESAQDIQDRRFSMSILEQWFEVTWGNIVNTRSEILAMLGQTGFSVSQENPDMVPTYWSFVANKG, from the coding sequence ATGTCACAGCGACAGCTGACGAAAGACAGCCAGGCCCGCACCCTGCGCGGCTGGATGCTGGGTTTGCACGCCACCCATATCATCGACGTTGGCGGGCGGCTGGGCTATTTTTCGGCCCTCCGCCAGCGGGACGGCAGGGCAACCGCAGCCGAGTTGGCGACCGCCCACGACCTCGACCCGTGGCGTACTGCGGTGTGGTGTAAAGCCGCCTGCACGGTCGGTATTCTGCGGGCGACCGACGAAACGGCTGACACCGCCTACAGTTTTGCGCCGTTCATGGACGAACTGCTGGCCGACAACGCGCCCGACCTGCTGACCTCGCACGTGCTGGCCAGCCTATCCCGCGACTATCCGGGCTATCCCGAGGCGTTTCGGACCGGGGCGACCAAGACCTTTCACGACCACGACGAGGACTTCTTCGCCCACCAGGGGCGGATTTCGGCGCTGCGTGCCCCGCTTATACTGGCCGCCGCCCGGCAACTGCCCGGCGTCGAAGAGCGTCTGAGTGCGGGCGGCACGATCATGGATATCGGCTCGGGCAGCGGGACGGTCCTGGTCAGCTTTGCCGAAGCCTTTCCCGGCTGTCAGGTAATCGGCATCGAGCCCCTGCCGTATTTTGTCCACAGCTCACGCCAGCGCCTGGCAGAGCGGGGTCTGGCCCAGCGGGTCCGGGTTGAATCGGTCGGCGGCGAGGGGATGGACTTCGCGCAGACTGCCGATCTGATCACCATGGTCCAGGTCTTCCACGAGCTGCCGGATACGGAAAAAATCGCCATTCTGCACCGCTGCCATCACGCCCTCAAACCCGGCGGCAGCCTGCTGCTGGTCGACCGCTGCGCGCCGGAGAGCGCCCAGGACATTCAGGACCGGCGCTTCAGCATGAGCATCCTGGAGCAGTGGTTCGAGGTCACCTGGGGCAATATCGTCAACACCCGGAGCGAAATCCTGGCCATGCTGGGCCAGACAGGCTTCAGCGTCAGCCAGGAAAACCCCGACATGGTGCCGACCTATTGGTCGTTTGTGGCAAACAAGGGCTGA